The following proteins come from a genomic window of Dehalococcoidales bacterium:
- a CDS encoding DUF167 domain-containing protein has product MVREEQTIITVAVQPNASRNQVTGIEDGICHLRIAAPPVKGKTNRELINFLSGILGISPSRLNIVKGMTSRRKTISIRGLTESQIIEQFEKLCQQP; this is encoded by the coding sequence ATGGTCAGAGAAGAACAGACTATAATTACCGTGGCAGTCCAGCCTAATGCTAGCCGGAACCAGGTAACCGGCATTGAGGATGGTATCTGTCATCTCAGGATTGCCGCCCCGCCGGTAAAGGGGAAGACCAATCGGGAGCTGATCAATTTCCTGAGCGGTATCCTGGGAATCAGCCCGAGCCGGCTGAATATCGTAAAGGGCATGACCAGTCGGAGAAAGACGATAAGCATCAGAGGGCTGACGGAAAGCCAGATCATTGAACAGTTCGAGAAACTGTGCCAGCAACCATGA
- a CDS encoding TatD family hydrolase, with the protein MPQEIARASTSVSIVDTHAHLDMDSFNEDRGQVIARALESGVSTIITVGINLDSSRKAIKLAESHREILATTAGFHPHEAGRVTEEDMAELSIIARHSRVVAIGEIGLDFYRNHATREEQIKVLKRQLEIATELDLPVIIHCRQAERDMLPLLRNWASSDRKHQGQTRGVIHCFNSDGDTARHYLDMGFFISLGGYISYPSARQMFNTIRGIPEDRLVVETDCPFLPPQSHRGQRNEPAYVLATVKTLADIREVTAERVARETTQNAHRLFRIHQAEQ; encoded by the coding sequence ACCAGCGTCTCCATAGTAGATACACACGCTCATCTGGATATGGATTCCTTCAATGAAGACCGCGGCCAGGTAATCGCCAGAGCCCTGGAATCAGGAGTAAGCACCATTATTACCGTGGGCATCAACCTGGATTCGAGCCGGAAAGCGATTAAACTGGCAGAGAGCCACCGTGAGATACTGGCTACTACCGCCGGTTTTCACCCTCATGAAGCCGGCAGGGTGACCGAAGAGGACATGGCTGAACTGTCCATTATTGCCCGGCACTCCCGAGTGGTGGCAATCGGCGAAATAGGGCTGGACTTTTACCGAAACCACGCGACACGTGAAGAACAAATAAAGGTATTGAAAAGGCAACTGGAAATAGCCACAGAGCTGGACCTTCCGGTAATCATTCACTGCCGCCAGGCGGAGCGGGACATGTTACCCTTACTCCGTAACTGGGCCAGTTCTGACCGGAAGCATCAGGGACAGACCAGGGGAGTTATTCACTGCTTCAATAGTGATGGCGATACCGCCCGGCACTATCTCGACATGGGTTTCTTCATCTCTCTTGGTGGCTATATCAGCTATCCCTCCGCTCGCCAGATGTTCAACACGATTCGAGGTATTCCGGAGGACAGGCTGGTGGTGGAAACAGACTGTCCGTTCCTCCCCCCACAGAGCCACCGGGGTCAGCGTAATGAGCCAGCTTATGTACTGGCCACCGTAAAGACACTGGCTGATATCAGGGAAGTAACGGCGGAACGTGTTGCCAGGGAAACAACTCAAAACGCCCATCGGCTCTTCCGAATACACCAGGCTGAGCAGTGA